The Erythrobacter sp. JK5 genome includes a region encoding these proteins:
- a CDS encoding fatty acid--CoA ligase — MTEAPHTLAAASFCDVVRDHTRARGDTVAFTFGEETITFAELDAGSNRAAHGLMALGVGKGDRVAYLGKNHPLYFEALLGAAKIGAVMTPVNWRLAPPEVAYILDNCDASVVFVGAGFADVLAQVRADTPLVEHVIGIDAPDHSGTDYRSWRDGFEADAPDVRIALDDDALQLYTSGTTGKPKGAVITHGSILSSRDPQYDALVRQWQQPVEGDVTLLAMPCFHISGTGSGITTMIAGTNAIVLPEYDPTRALDLIENYNISKIFLVPAAIQILLNHPRVKQVDFSRLKYVTYGASPIPLELMREAMRILGCGFVQMYGMTETSGTIVALDPEDHVPEGSPKMRSVGTPLPGVEIKIIDEAGAEVPAGTVGEIATRSSKNMRGYYNNPQATAETIDAEGWLRTGDAGYLDADGYLYIHDRVKDMIISGGENVYPAEVENALYAHPKVADVAVIGIPSEKWGEEVKACVVVKDGEELTESEIIAHAREHIAGYKCPKSVDFIAALPRNPSGKILRRELRAPYWEGKDRAVN, encoded by the coding sequence ATGACAGAAGCTCCGCACACCCTCGCCGCCGCCTCGTTCTGCGACGTCGTTCGCGATCATACCCGCGCGCGCGGCGACACCGTAGCCTTCACCTTCGGCGAGGAAACGATCACCTTCGCCGAGCTGGATGCCGGCAGCAACCGCGCCGCGCACGGGCTGATGGCGCTGGGCGTGGGCAAGGGTGACCGGGTGGCGTATCTCGGCAAGAACCACCCGCTCTATTTCGAGGCGCTGCTGGGCGCAGCGAAGATCGGCGCGGTGATGACCCCGGTGAACTGGCGGCTCGCCCCGCCCGAAGTCGCCTACATCCTCGACAATTGTGACGCGAGCGTCGTGTTCGTGGGCGCAGGTTTCGCCGATGTGCTGGCGCAGGTACGGGCCGACACCCCGCTGGTCGAACACGTGATCGGGATCGACGCGCCCGACCATTCCGGTACCGACTATCGCAGCTGGCGCGACGGGTTCGAAGCCGACGCTCCGGATGTCCGGATCGCCCTCGATGACGACGCGCTCCAGCTCTACACATCGGGCACGACCGGCAAGCCAAAGGGCGCGGTCATCACCCACGGATCGATCCTTTCGAGCCGCGACCCGCAGTACGATGCGCTGGTCCGCCAGTGGCAGCAGCCGGTCGAGGGCGACGTGACGCTGCTCGCCATGCCGTGCTTTCATATCAGCGGCACCGGATCGGGTATCACGACGATGATCGCAGGTACCAACGCGATCGTGCTGCCCGAATACGATCCGACCAGGGCGCTGGACCTGATCGAGAATTACAACATCTCGAAGATCTTCCTCGTCCCCGCCGCGATCCAGATCCTGCTCAATCATCCGCGCGTGAAACAGGTGGATTTCAGCCGCCTCAAATACGTCACCTACGGTGCCTCTCCGATCCCGCTCGAACTGATGCGCGAGGCGATGCGGATACTCGGCTGCGGCTTCGTGCAGATGTACGGGATGACCGAGACCAGCGGCACGATCGTCGCGCTCGATCCCGAGGATCACGTCCCCGAAGGCTCACCGAAAATGCGCAGCGTCGGAACGCCGCTGCCGGGCGTCGAGATCAAGATCATCGACGAGGCCGGCGCGGAAGTGCCGGCCGGAACGGTTGGCGAAATCGCCACGCGCTCGAGCAAGAACATGCGCGGCTACTACAACAACCCGCAGGCCACCGCCGAAACGATCGACGCCGAGGGGTGGCTGCGCACCGGCGATGCCGGCTATCTCGACGCGGACGGCTATCTCTACATTCACGACCGGGTGAAGGACATGATCATCTCCGGCGGCGAGAACGTGTACCCGGCCGAGGTCGAGAACGCGCTCTACGCGCATCCGAAGGTGGCCGATGTCGCGGTGATCGGCATCCCCTCGGAAAAATGGGGCGAGGAAGTGAAGGCCTGCGTCGTCGTGAAGGACGGCGAGGAACTGACCGAATCCGAAATCATCGCCCACGCCCGCGAGCATATCGCCGGATACAAGTGCCCCAAATCGGTCGATTTCATCGCCGCCCTGCCGCGCAACCCCTCGGGCAAGATCCTGCGCCGCGAGCTGCGCGCGCCCTATTGGGAAGGCAAAGACCGCGCCGTCAATTAG
- a CDS encoding PaaI family thioesterase — protein MAEEHTPDGFERAQFSPGFLDHGGPYFLKHREGGPQIVGLRIMPHHINYRDAAHGGVISTFADVALSHAVYDAERPRLTPSTITLGVNYLHAASLGDWLEALVRIDRLGGRTAYTSGEILRDGGPIATMTGVFAIKRS, from the coding sequence ATGGCCGAAGAGCACACCCCCGATGGCTTCGAACGCGCGCAATTCTCGCCGGGGTTCCTCGACCATGGCGGACCCTACTTTCTCAAGCACAGGGAAGGCGGACCGCAGATCGTCGGATTGAGGATAATGCCGCATCACATCAATTACCGCGACGCGGCGCACGGCGGGGTGATTTCGACCTTCGCCGACGTCGCTTTGAGCCATGCCGTCTACGATGCCGAACGCCCGCGCCTCACGCCGTCGACGATCACTCTCGGGGTGAATTACCTGCACGCGGCCAGCCTTGGCGACTGGCTCGAAGCGCTGGTGCGGATCGATCGGCTTGGCGGGCGGACCGCCTATACGTCGGGCGAAATCCTGCGCGATGGAGGCCCGATCGCGACGATGACCGGCGTATTCGCAATCAAGCGAAGCTAG
- a CDS encoding nuclear transport factor 2 family protein, whose product MNGSLEDRAAIADIIAAYAHAIDRRRWKMMESLFHDDAQFQFGTVLGDWRGFVEQARAIIDPCLATQHQLGQVQFGFHGDSICHTETYMTAMHTIPAGYPVPDVFPDKGTVYSAVIAGRYVDRFERRDGEWRIAQRTGLYDWREFRKVDGVDLSEMPEGSCGYHDARDPSTPVVQRWLG is encoded by the coding sequence ATGAACGGATCGCTCGAAGACCGCGCCGCAATCGCCGATATCATCGCCGCTTATGCCCACGCGATCGACCGCCGCCGGTGGAAAATGATGGAAAGCCTGTTCCATGACGACGCGCAGTTCCAGTTCGGCACCGTGCTCGGCGACTGGCGCGGCTTCGTCGAACAGGCCCGCGCGATTATCGACCCCTGCCTCGCCACCCAACACCAGCTGGGGCAGGTGCAGTTCGGCTTTCATGGCGACTCCATCTGCCACACCGAGACCTACATGACCGCAATGCACACAATTCCGGCAGGCTACCCCGTGCCCGACGTGTTTCCCGACAAGGGCACAGTCTACTCGGCGGTGATCGCCGGGCGCTATGTTGACCGGTTCGAAAGACGAGACGGCGAATGGCGCATTGCGCAGCGCACCGGCCTCTACGACTGGCGCGAGTTCCGCAAGGTGGACGGCGTGGACCTGTCTGAGATGCCCGAAGGATCATGCGGGTACCACGACGCACGCGACCCCTCGACGCCGGTGGTGCAGAGGTGGCTGGGCTAG
- a CDS encoding NADP-dependent oxidoreductase, which yields MRSDAMENRFWRIERRPEGTDFSSALALVEAPLPALADGEIRIRNAMLSMDAGTRMWLTDREDGYQPPLPVGSPMTGLVLGEVMASKAEGFREGDLVRAFGVWGAMSQVDAALSGAMKLDPSVEDRRAWFGPLGMNGWTALWGITETGAAKPGERVLVSAAAGATGMLAVQIARIIGCEAWGIAGGAAKCGFLEDNLKIAGAVDYKAADFDHQLDAACSGPGGIDVYFDNVGGSLLDAVLTRMNHYGRIAVCGLLADYGLGTRTAPREFDQVLMRRLRIEGFFSPDFMDQGERLTAQLREWVESGELAMPYDVTRGLENTLHAYGKMFTGGNIGKVIVELEQ from the coding sequence GTGAGAAGCGACGCCATGGAGAACCGCTTCTGGCGCATCGAGCGCCGTCCCGAGGGCACCGATTTTTCGAGCGCGCTGGCGCTGGTCGAAGCGCCCTTGCCCGCACTCGCCGACGGTGAAATCCGGATCAGGAACGCCATGCTGTCGATGGATGCGGGCACGCGGATGTGGCTGACCGATCGCGAGGACGGGTACCAGCCGCCGCTTCCGGTCGGATCGCCGATGACCGGGCTCGTGCTCGGCGAAGTCATGGCGAGCAAGGCCGAAGGATTCCGCGAAGGCGATCTCGTTCGCGCATTCGGGGTGTGGGGAGCAATGAGCCAGGTCGATGCGGCGCTGTCCGGCGCGATGAAGCTCGATCCCTCCGTCGAGGACAGGCGCGCATGGTTCGGGCCGCTTGGGATGAATGGCTGGACGGCGCTGTGGGGCATCACCGAAACGGGCGCGGCCAAACCGGGCGAACGGGTGCTCGTCTCCGCCGCGGCCGGAGCGACCGGGATGCTCGCGGTCCAGATTGCGAGGATCATTGGCTGCGAAGCCTGGGGCATCGCCGGCGGCGCGGCAAAGTGCGGGTTTCTCGAAGACAATCTCAAAATCGCGGGCGCGGTCGACTACAAGGCGGCCGATTTCGACCACCAGCTCGACGCGGCCTGTTCCGGGCCAGGCGGGATTGACGTATATTTCGACAATGTCGGCGGGTCGCTGCTCGACGCGGTTCTCACGCGGATGAACCACTACGGGCGGATAGCGGTCTGCGGCCTGCTGGCCGATTACGGTTTGGGCACGCGCACTGCCCCGCGCGAATTCGACCAGGTGCTGATGCGGCGGCTGCGGATCGAGGGCTTCTTCTCGCCCGATTTCATGGACCAGGGCGAGCGCCTGACCGCGCAGCTGCGCGAATGGGTGGAGAGCGGGGAGTTGGCGATGCCGTACGACGTCACGCGGGGGCTGGAGAACACTCTCCACGCCTATGGCAAGATGTTCACCGGCGGCAATATCGGCAAGGTCATCGTGGAGCTGGAGCAATGA
- a CDS encoding SDR family oxidoreductase, which translates to MALITVIGASGRQGMAQVRQGLKAGYDVRAISRQEDPFGGARIDGIERVEVRPMDLYDPATFKPALEGTDYIFYTHPLQARADRAVLIGDLGKVGAELGVKRLVWNTSSWIPDRPGDPFTYGENTKGINALWRSGCPGTVFGSVLFMDNLLTNWARPFIVNEGRYVYPHNPQLEANWISLDDVARFMLTSLERPDMEGAWLNIGGPERLVGKQVTQYLSEALDKEIRYDPCTPEEFGKYLVDAAGDTMPEEMRADFAAGIAAFYEYNNTAPTKPFEVDMDYVLERFPELDGELETLGEWTKRQDWGESNFRPAFG; encoded by the coding sequence ATGGCACTCATCACGGTAATCGGCGCATCCGGGCGGCAGGGCATGGCGCAGGTGCGGCAGGGGCTGAAAGCGGGCTATGATGTGCGCGCGATCTCGCGGCAGGAAGACCCGTTCGGCGGGGCCAGGATCGACGGGATCGAACGCGTCGAGGTGCGGCCGATGGACCTCTACGATCCAGCGACTTTCAAGCCTGCACTCGAAGGCACCGATTACATCTTCTACACCCACCCGCTGCAGGCGCGCGCTGACCGAGCGGTGCTGATCGGCGATCTCGGCAAGGTCGGCGCGGAGCTGGGGGTCAAGCGGCTGGTGTGGAACACGTCGAGCTGGATCCCCGATCGGCCGGGCGACCCCTTCACCTATGGCGAGAACACCAAGGGGATCAATGCGCTGTGGCGCTCGGGCTGCCCGGGCACGGTGTTCGGCAGCGTGCTGTTCATGGACAATCTGCTGACCAACTGGGCGCGGCCCTTCATCGTCAACGAAGGCCGCTACGTGTATCCGCACAACCCGCAGCTGGAAGCCAATTGGATCAGCCTGGATGACGTGGCGAGGTTCATGCTCACCAGCCTCGAACGCCCCGACATGGAGGGCGCGTGGCTCAATATCGGCGGGCCGGAACGGCTGGTCGGCAAGCAGGTAACGCAATATCTGTCCGAAGCGCTCGACAAGGAAATCCGGTACGATCCCTGCACGCCGGAGGAATTCGGCAAGTATCTCGTCGACGCTGCCGGGGACACCATGCCGGAAGAAATGCGCGCAGACTTCGCCGCCGGGATCGCGGCGTTCTACGAATACAACAACACCGCGCCGACCAAACCGTTCGAAGTCGATATGGACTACGTGCTGGAGCGCTTCCCCGAGCTTGACGGCGAACTGGAAACGCTGGGCGAATGGACCAAGCGACAGGATTGGGGCGAGTCGAACTTCCGGCCGGCGTTTGGCTAG
- a CDS encoding DUF418 domain-containing protein: MNDASGVQIRPERIEFVDALRGFALFGLLMVHAAEAFGVGLSRSTDDPWGQAIFFLFGSKAFAIFALLFGFSFATIMANQRGRGVDFTGRFAWRLLLLLGIGFVHSLLYSPEILRLLAFLGLLLIPLDRIRSNYALMAIAALLFLQIPLLIQWQLANWGNAFAASEPYFASSNLWDVFKNGSLGELISANLIEGNLVKWSINWSFGRVCEIAGLFAVGVVIQRTGFFARIAKDRGIASALFLIAGIIFAILEFVVKPMVPGSASDGTFAIGPFTERAILFQWIGISAITAQVGLLALLWNSPVQWLVGLFRGPGRMTLTLYVAHSFIAVPILYQFGLGMAEVWDTQTRISLAIAFFGLQIVFAHWWYARYRYGPLEWTWRAATLNDWKVPLRKSVQPA; the protein is encoded by the coding sequence ATGAACGACGCAAGCGGTGTGCAGATTCGACCTGAACGAATTGAATTTGTCGATGCCCTTCGAGGTTTCGCCTTGTTCGGATTGCTCATGGTGCATGCGGCTGAAGCATTTGGCGTGGGTCTATCGCGATCGACCGACGATCCGTGGGGGCAGGCCATTTTCTTCCTCTTCGGCAGCAAGGCTTTCGCGATATTTGCGCTACTTTTTGGGTTCAGCTTCGCAACAATCATGGCCAACCAGCGCGGACGCGGCGTCGATTTCACAGGCCGTTTTGCATGGCGACTGTTGCTCCTCTTGGGGATCGGATTTGTCCACTCGCTGCTGTATTCCCCCGAGATTCTCCGGTTGCTCGCGTTTCTGGGCCTTCTGCTGATCCCGCTGGACAGAATTCGCAGCAATTACGCACTGATGGCAATTGCGGCCCTGCTTTTCCTTCAGATCCCGCTGCTGATTCAATGGCAGCTGGCCAATTGGGGCAATGCCTTTGCAGCATCAGAACCCTATTTTGCCAGCTCCAACCTTTGGGATGTCTTCAAAAACGGCAGCTTGGGAGAACTCATCAGTGCGAATTTGATCGAGGGCAACCTCGTCAAGTGGTCAATAAACTGGTCGTTTGGCAGGGTATGCGAGATTGCCGGACTGTTTGCCGTTGGCGTTGTCATTCAGCGCACAGGTTTCTTCGCCCGCATTGCGAAAGATCGAGGGATTGCATCGGCTCTGTTTCTCATTGCCGGCATCATCTTCGCGATCCTGGAATTCGTCGTGAAGCCGATGGTCCCCGGATCAGCATCAGACGGCACGTTTGCGATCGGACCCTTTACCGAGCGGGCAATCCTGTTCCAGTGGATAGGGATCAGCGCAATAACAGCGCAAGTCGGGCTGCTGGCGCTTTTGTGGAATTCGCCAGTGCAATGGCTCGTTGGCCTGTTCAGGGGGCCCGGGCGAATGACTCTTACGCTTTACGTTGCGCATTCATTCATCGCCGTTCCCATCCTGTATCAATTCGGTCTGGGAATGGCTGAGGTGTGGGACACGCAAACGAGAATCTCGCTCGCAATCGCCTTTTTCGGATTGCAGATCGTGTTCGCCCATTGGTGGTATGCTCGATACCGCTATGGACCGCTGGAATGGACTTGGCGCGCGGCAACCCTGAACGACTGGAAAGTGCCGCTGCGCAAGAGTGTTCAACCAGCTTAA
- a CDS encoding aromatic ring-hydroxylating dioxygenase subunit alpha, translating to MSREELIAMTRNLVAHGAADTMEYADEVVRVPASTYTDPDLFELEKRNIFRRLPLMVAPSCELPEPGDYKAMDICGVPLLLTRQRDGTVGAFLNMCSHRGNPVVPNGTGNGTRFTCGYHGWTFKNDGDLVGVASPKDFGAVDKAALCLKRFPVYESAGLIWATLDADSKLSIADYLCGYDELLAAFEFDGWTLFSQRTLSGPNWKTAYDGYLDFYHLPVLHKDTFGADFYNRANFFAWGPHQRLSTPSKFAIKVSSDDDQQLDLEELSDDELPQDVLVQGVWTIFPHISIASFYGGGQRGAMISQLFPGDAVGESYTTQFYVMENQPETEADVKSAHEQFDFLEIVVRDEDYKTGKRQHAALQSGLLKEVLFGRNERGGQVFHQWAAKLTHASDEELLEIFAPEQREAAE from the coding sequence ATGTCGCGCGAAGAACTGATCGCCATGACCCGCAATCTGGTGGCGCACGGGGCTGCCGATACGATGGAGTATGCCGACGAGGTCGTGCGGGTGCCCGCCAGCACCTATACCGATCCCGACCTGTTCGAACTCGAAAAGCGCAACATCTTCCGTCGCCTGCCGCTGATGGTCGCCCCGTCATGCGAATTGCCCGAGCCGGGCGATTACAAGGCGATGGACATTTGCGGAGTGCCGCTGCTGCTCACCCGCCAGCGCGACGGGACGGTCGGCGCGTTCCTCAACATGTGCAGTCATCGCGGCAACCCGGTGGTGCCGAACGGAACCGGCAACGGCACCCGCTTCACCTGCGGCTACCATGGCTGGACCTTCAAGAACGATGGCGACCTGGTGGGCGTTGCGAGCCCGAAGGATTTCGGCGCGGTCGACAAGGCGGCGCTGTGCCTGAAGCGGTTCCCGGTCTACGAAAGCGCGGGGCTGATCTGGGCGACGCTCGATGCGGACTCGAAGCTTTCGATCGCTGACTATCTGTGCGGCTACGACGAGCTGCTCGCCGCGTTCGAGTTCGACGGGTGGACGCTGTTCAGCCAGCGCACGCTGTCGGGGCCGAACTGGAAGACCGCCTATGACGGCTATCTCGATTTCTACCACCTGCCGGTGCTGCACAAGGACACGTTCGGGGCGGACTTCTACAACCGCGCCAACTTCTTCGCATGGGGCCCGCATCAGCGACTCTCCACCCCGTCGAAATTTGCGATCAAGGTATCGAGCGACGACGATCAGCAGCTTGATCTGGAAGAACTGAGCGACGACGAACTGCCCCAGGACGTGCTGGTGCAGGGCGTGTGGACGATCTTCCCGCACATCTCGATCGCGAGCTTTTATGGCGGCGGGCAGCGCGGGGCGATGATCTCGCAGCTGTTCCCGGGCGACGCGGTTGGCGAAAGCTACACCACGCAATTCTATGTCATGGAGAACCAGCCTGAGACCGAGGCCGACGTGAAATCGGCGCACGAGCAGTTCGACTTCCTCGAAATCGTGGTCCGCGACGAGGACTACAAGACCGGAAAGCGCCAGCACGCGGCGCTGCAATCGGGGCTGCTCAAGGAAGTGCTGTTCGGTCGCAACGAGCGTGGCGGGCAGGTGTTTCACCAGTGGGCCGCGAAACTTACTCATGCGAGCGACGAGGAATTGCTGGAGATCTTCGCGCCGGAGCAAAGGGAAGCGGCGGAGTAG
- a CDS encoding TonB-dependent receptor codes for MTRLHTRIASGDHARLLRRALLAGSAAASLVGMPSVVFAQDAETDEAADQYDDRVIIVQARRQDESLQEVPVTVTAIGGDTLDKFSVDNVADVTSRVPTLNVQVGGSGSGGQLSLRGVGSSNISAAFDSAVAFDFDGVQVSTMRLVQAGFFDTQQIDVLKGPQSLFFGKSATAGVFSIRSANPTSDWEVGARASYEFEEEGYLVSGYISGPISDTVGIRLAAQFNDIDEFQILQPGTPAVNQKRGLKDFIARATLEWEPDDRFKANLKVQYTKNENDGAIGTAEISCGANGRADEVFLLQGGLVIPAGYDCNTSDQRYFLPDAAPQLAPGIPTPSKAAGRNGVPFGETEIWFGRLLWELNLSDHLALTSTTGILDMDAVDFDCYSYAGVFPGGVPGGVGCSDPINSLEQLTQELRLTSDLDGAFNFMLGAFYEDRTFIFDTAQNGVNISFLAADPITGFTYDWDKTHTTKTEALSFFGSAIIDLTDQLELSGGVRWTDETKIQTIEVPFLHLFLQGPGFVAPGFFSGPITFQDDNFSPEVTLRYQAADDINIFASFKTGFKSGGIDNSALPSNSLSAAALSGDFSSLIFDSEEAIGGEIGVKSQFADRTFTLNATAYYYVFTDLQVQNFNATTIQFVTSNAGELTTKGVDVEWGWRTPVEGLNLSGNLSYLDAQYTDQFLQPGGAGGTIDLDGRRASQSPEWAGNIAFDWAVPVNDSIEFLVSGNAAYNDGYITDEATLNDFVQPSFWTLDATVGIGHPDGNWRLSLIGTNLTDEIFVITSGGRPFLAPPGNLNGLPVGDDLVLTQNRGRQVFVEARFKF; via the coding sequence ATGACCAGACTTCACACCCGAATTGCCTCTGGTGACCACGCCCGGCTGCTGCGACGCGCCTTGCTGGCGGGGTCCGCAGCTGCAAGCCTGGTCGGAATGCCCAGCGTCGTTTTCGCGCAGGATGCCGAAACCGACGAGGCCGCAGATCAATACGACGATCGGGTCATTATCGTTCAGGCGCGGCGTCAGGACGAAAGCCTGCAGGAAGTCCCGGTAACCGTGACCGCGATCGGCGGCGATACGCTTGACAAATTCAGCGTCGACAATGTCGCCGACGTCACCAGCCGCGTGCCGACGCTCAATGTGCAGGTCGGCGGATCGGGCTCGGGTGGCCAGCTGAGCCTGCGGGGTGTGGGCTCATCCAACATTTCCGCCGCGTTCGACAGCGCCGTCGCGTTCGATTTTGACGGGGTTCAGGTATCGACCATGCGCCTGGTGCAGGCGGGCTTCTTCGATACCCAGCAGATCGACGTGCTCAAGGGCCCGCAATCGCTGTTCTTCGGGAAATCGGCGACGGCGGGCGTATTCTCGATCCGCTCGGCCAATCCGACCTCCGACTGGGAGGTGGGTGCGCGCGCATCCTACGAGTTCGAGGAAGAGGGCTACCTCGTCAGCGGCTATATCTCCGGCCCGATCAGCGACACGGTCGGCATCCGGCTCGCCGCGCAGTTCAACGACATCGACGAATTCCAGATCCTGCAGCCCGGGACCCCGGCTGTGAACCAGAAGCGCGGGCTGAAGGATTTCATCGCACGCGCGACGCTCGAATGGGAGCCGGACGACCGGTTCAAGGCCAATCTCAAGGTGCAATACACCAAGAACGAGAATGACGGCGCCATCGGCACGGCAGAGATCAGCTGCGGTGCCAATGGCCGCGCGGACGAAGTGTTCCTGCTCCAGGGCGGGCTCGTGATACCGGCTGGTTATGATTGCAACACCTCCGACCAGCGCTACTTCCTGCCCGACGCTGCGCCGCAGCTCGCACCCGGCATTCCCACCCCGTCGAAAGCGGCAGGACGCAACGGCGTGCCGTTCGGCGAGACCGAAATCTGGTTCGGTCGCCTGTTGTGGGAGCTCAACCTGTCGGATCACCTCGCGCTCACGTCGACCACCGGCATTCTCGACATGGATGCGGTCGATTTCGACTGCTATTCCTATGCCGGGGTGTTCCCGGGCGGAGTCCCGGGCGGCGTCGGCTGCTCCGATCCGATCAACTCGCTCGAACAGCTGACGCAGGAACTGCGGCTGACGTCCGATCTGGACGGTGCGTTCAACTTCATGCTCGGCGCATTCTACGAAGACCGGACCTTTATCTTCGACACCGCGCAGAACGGGGTGAACATCTCGTTCCTCGCAGCAGATCCGATAACCGGCTTCACCTACGACTGGGACAAGACCCATACGACCAAGACAGAAGCCCTTTCGTTCTTCGGCAGCGCGATCATCGACCTGACCGACCAGCTCGAGCTGTCGGGCGGCGTGCGGTGGACCGATGAGACCAAGATCCAGACGATCGAGGTCCCGTTCCTGCATCTGTTCCTGCAAGGACCGGGCTTCGTGGCTCCGGGCTTCTTCTCGGGTCCGATCACTTTTCAGGATGACAATTTCTCGCCCGAAGTGACATTGCGCTACCAGGCGGCGGACGACATCAACATCTTCGCCTCGTTCAAGACCGGGTTCAAATCCGGCGGGATCGACAACTCGGCGCTGCCTTCAAACAGCCTCAGCGCCGCCGCTCTATCGGGCGATTTCAGCTCGCTGATCTTCGATTCCGAAGAGGCGATCGGCGGTGAAATCGGCGTCAAGTCGCAGTTCGCCGACCGCACGTTCACGCTTAACGCCACCGCTTACTACTATGTCTTCACCGATCTCCAGGTGCAGAACTTCAACGCGACGACGATCCAGTTCGTCACCAGCAACGCCGGCGAGTTGACGACCAAGGGCGTCGATGTCGAATGGGGTTGGCGCACCCCGGTCGAAGGGCTGAACCTGTCGGGGAACCTCTCCTACCTCGATGCGCAGTATACCGACCAGTTCCTGCAACCGGGCGGCGCGGGTGGCACCATCGATCTCGACGGGCGGCGCGCAAGCCAGTCGCCCGAATGGGCCGGCAACATCGCATTCGACTGGGCAGTGCCGGTGAACGACAGCATCGAGTTCCTCGTTTCGGGCAACGCTGCCTACAACGATGGCTACATCACCGACGAGGCGACTCTGAATGACTTCGTCCAGCCGAGCTTCTGGACGCTCGATGCGACGGTCGGAATCGGCCATCCGGACGGCAACTGGCGGCTGTCGCTGATCGGAACCAACCTGACCGACGAGATCTTCGTCATCACCTCGGGCGGGCGTCCGTTCCTCGCGCCTCCGGGCAACCTCAACGGCCTGCCGGTGGGCGACGACCTGGTGCTGACGCAGAACCGCGGGCGGCAGGTGTTCGTGGAAGCACGTTTCAAGTTCTAG